Proteins encoded by one window of Cannabis sativa cultivar Pink pepper isolate KNU-18-1 chromosome 4, ASM2916894v1, whole genome shotgun sequence:
- the LOC115715123 gene encoding patatin-like protein 1, with the protein MAQQILTPKTLHPKFGNYVTVLSIDGGGIRGMIPGVILAHLEAELQRIDGEHARIADYFDVISGTSTGGLITAMLTAPNKENRPMYDAKEIVPFYHEHCPKIFPQPRTLLGWAMDTVKDLTGPKYDGKYLHQLLKKLLGTTRLHDTLTNVVIPTFDIKKLQPAIFTSYETVDDHKVMDAHLSDICIGTSAAPTYLPAHHFTNTDENGKSERFDLIDGGVCANNPSLVAISEVTKIILKKDPNYTTFASENFRFLLVSVGTGSNRGEKKYDAKSCAKWGPLSWIAHQGSTPITDVFMEASSDMVDYHNTLVFEAFRSQDEVLRIEDDTLHGDLASVDKATPENLRNLEELGKKLLKKPVSRLNLRTGTREPVPNAGTNEEGIRRFAEELSKEKKLRLSNANVAGR; encoded by the exons ATGGCTCAGCAAATCTTAACCCCAAAAACTCTGCACCCAAAATTTGGAAACTATGTGACAGTCCTCAGTATCGATGGAGGAGGTATTAGAGGAATGATCCCTGGAGTTATTCTTGCTCATCTTGAAGCTGAGCTTCAG AGAATAGATGGAGAGCATGCAAGAATTGCGGATTACTTTGATGTAATTTCAGGAACTAGCACAGGTGGTCTTATCACAGCCATGCTAACAGCACCAAACAAAGAGAATAGGCCTATGTATGATGCAAAAGAAATTGTGCCCTTTTACCATGAACACTGCCCCAAGATTTTCCCACAGCCAAG AACTTTACTTGGTTGGGCTATGGACACAGTGAAAGATTTGACAGGGCCAAAATATGATGGAAAATATTTGCATCAATTGCTGAAAAAGTTACTAGGAACAACAAGGTTGCATGACACTTTGACAAATgttgtcattcctactttcgATATCAAGAAGCTTCAGCCAGCTATCTTTACCAGTTATGag ACGGTGGATGATCATAAAGTGATGGATGCACATCTTTCAGACATTTGCATAGGCACATCTGCAGCCCCAACTTACCTTCCTGCTCATCATTTCACAAACACCGATGAAAATGGAAAATCTGAACGATTTGATCTCATTGACGGTGGCGTCTGCGCTAATAACCCc TCTCTGGTTGCGATTAGTGAAGTGACTAAAATTATCCTTAAGAAAGATCCCAACTACACGACATTCGCATCAGAAAATTTTCGATTTCTGCTTGTATCGGTAGGGACTGGTTCGAACAGAGGTGAGAAGAAGTACGATGCTAAATCATGTGCCAAGTGGGGACCTCTGTCGTGGATAGCACACCAGGGCTCTACTCCCATCACTGATGTTTTCATGGAGGCCAGCTCTGACATGGTTGATTACCATAACACTCTTGTTTTCGAAGCCTTTCGTTCTCAAGATGAGGTCCTCCGCATCGAG GATGACACACTTCATGGAGATTTAGCTTCGGTGGATAAGGCTACCCCAGAAAATTTACGTAATCTGGAGGAACTTGGTAAGAAATTACTGAAAAAGCCAGTTTCACGTCTCAATTTGAGAACCGGAACCCGTGAACCTGTTCCAAATGCTGGTACCAACGAGGAAGGAATCAGAAG GTTTGCTGAGGAACTCTCGAAGGAAAAGAAGCTGAGGTTGTCAAATGCCAACGTGGCAGGGAGATAA
- the LOC115712530 gene encoding patatin-like protein 1: MAELEEIITPKILRPRYGSLITILSIDGGGIRGMIPAVILANLESHLQELDGKDARLADYFDVITGASTGGLIATMLTAPNENRRPLYAAKDIIEFYHHHSPKIFPQSTSYFRSAVNLMMDLLSPKYDGVYLHKLLKELLGQKRLNDTLTNLVVPAFDIKKLEPIIFSTYSARSDKGLDAHLSDICIGTSAAPTYLPAYYFTNNDENGKPREFNLVDGGLAANNPTLVAISEITQEIMKNNPDFNKINVRDFRFLVLSVGTGNNKTEKKYNAKSVAEWGPLSWIYFNGTAPIVDFFMEASGDMVDYHTAVVFQAFAGSRDHFLRIEDETLKGDMNSVDIATPKNLKDLENKGKALLQKPVSCKSLATGLRQPIENGGTNDESLKLFAKSLSDEKKLRRINYAKAMAAATSTTSATVVTVTETTTVTATLSTTTT, from the exons ATGGCTGAATTAGAAGAAATAATAACACCAAAGATTTTGCGGCCAAGATATGGAAGTCTCATAACAATTCTTAGCATAGATGGAGGTGGTATTAGAGGAATGATTCCAGCTGTTATCCTTGCCAATCTTGAATCTCATCTTCAg GAGCTAGATGGTAAAGATGCAAGACTAGCAGATTACTTTGATGTAATCACTGGAGCAAGTACAGGTGGTCTTATAGCTACAATGTTAACGGCACCAAATGAGAATAGACGACCCTTATATGCTGCAAAAGACATTATTGAATTTTACCATCACCATTCCCCCAAAATCTTCCCACAATCAAC AAGTTATTTCCGTTCGGCTGTAAATTTAATGATGGATCTGCTGTCCCCTAAATACGATGGGGTGTACCTTCACAAACTCTTAAAGGAATTATTAGGCCAAAAGAGGTTGAATGATACCTTGACAAACTTGGTTGTTCCAGCTTTTGACATCAAGAAACTCGAGCCTATTATTTTTTCCACTTATTCG GCACGTAGCGACAAAGGATTGGATGCTCATCTTTCAGACATTTGCATAGGAACATCGGCTGCTCCAACTTATCTACCAGCCTATTATTTCACTAACAACGATGAAAATGGAAAACCTAGAGAATTCAATCTGGTGGATGGTGGTCTGGCCGCAAATAACCCt ACTTTGGTAGCTATTAGTGAAATAACGCAAGAGATAATGAAGAACAACCCGGACTTCAACAAGATTAATGTGAGGGATTTCAGGTTCCTGGTTCTATCAGTAGGGACTGGGAATAATAAGACAGAGAAGAAGTACAATGCCAAATCGGTTGCTGAGTGGGGCCCACTCTCTTGGATATATTTCAATGGAACTGCTCCCATTGTTGACTTTTTCATGGAAGCTAGCGGTGACATGGTTGATTATCATACTGCTGTCGTTTTTCAAGCCTTTGCTGGTTCTCGAGATCATTTCCTTCGTATTGAG gATGAGACTTTGAAAGGGGATATGAATTCAGTGGACATAGCAACACCAAAGAACTTGAAAGATCTTGAGAATAAGGGTAAGGCCTTGCTACAGAAACCAGTCTCATGCAAGAGCTTAGCTACTGGCCTTCGTCAACCTATTGAAAATGGTGGAACCAATGACGAATCACTCAAATT GTTTGCAAAAAGTCTTTCAGATGAAAAGAAACTGAGAAGAATCAATTATGCGAAAGCTATGGCAGCAGCTACTTCTACAACATCAGCTACAGTAGTTACAGTCACAGAAACAACTACCGTTACTGCTACCTTGTCTACAAccacaacttaa